The Plodia interpunctella isolate USDA-ARS_2022_Savannah chromosome 11, ilPloInte3.2, whole genome shotgun sequence genome includes a window with the following:
- the LOC128673357 gene encoding uncharacterized protein LOC128673357, with protein sequence MDSERAYANGVAGKEKTIKYEHKVPSEEEKTTSPLLNTLKTNDLKYIDEKDDNLERDVKDEKPKEDLNKVNSMKTESNSPKNTLSVAYRNEKNDEDATSTNEGVKFLGLGEVDSICSSKPPEQTPQIPDGGWGWVVVAASFLIATVADGLAFSYGFLNTEFVAFFGKSESQTSVIGSLFISVPLILGPIMSALVDRYGCRNMTILGGVASTIGFVAASMSNSVEVLYITYGLMAGLGMGLLYVTAVVSIAYWFEKRRNLAVGLGSCGVGFGTFIYSPLTTYLLKEYGWRGTLLLLAGTVLNVCICGAVMRDPEWLILEQKKQRKLSHAKKASSSISISARSARSGGADSVYPGIEELKTLMKSGETPEYILTTLVASVAEAENLEATTKQNTDLSQQKVSSVINLPTFLKQSERLPVEVLEQLSSNKRLYNIVLQNYPSLLALRSNSEQKLPIEPVSEAAKTKPVTMSMKLKLKKKQKKDFESKLEKVRETLLQPIPENKAPVISPRQDWLSRQLYTDHHYLRDIRVHRNSIMHRGAMMNIAKYKLRASSCPDIYKNSMWSMEDDQVEKTCFRRVIDTINKTFDFNMFTEFHFLIMNLSTLVLFIWFIVPYFYVTTLMTMNNYTSEDGTWMLSILGVANIIGIVGFGWFGDLPWVNITKTYAICLVVCGVNIFLFPILVEFLNPAHRLSFYILVFNGVMFGLTFSSSYSYTPSILVELIALERFTMAYGLVLLSQGIGHLVGPPIAGFLKDVTGHWDLSFYIAGISVIISGLLVGIIPYTKNFRMCGSSPLSKDVAGEPDPNIKIIIAH encoded by the exons ATGGACTCGGAACGAGCCTATGCAAATGGAGTTGCAGGCAAAGAGAAAACGATCAAATATGAACACAAAGTACCGTCTGAAGAGGAGAAGACTACGTCGCCCCTCCTTAACACGTTGAAAACCAATGACTTGAAGTACATAGACGAAAAAGATGACAATTTAGAGCGAGATGTAAAGGACGAAAAGCCCAAAGAAGATCTCAACAAAGTAAATTCTATGAAAACGGAATCAAACTCacctaaaaatactttatctgTGGCATATAGAAATGAGAAAAATGACGAAGACGCAACTTCTACTAACGAAGGTGTTAAGTTTTTGGGCTTGGGAGAGGTTGACAGTATCTGTTCAAGCAAACCACCTGAGCAGACACCTCAGATACCGGATGGTGGATGGGGTTGGGTAGTTGTGGCTGCTTCTTTCTTAATTGCTACCGTAGCAGATGGATTGGCATTTTCCTATGGGTTTTTGAATACTGAATTTGTTGCATTTTTTGGAAAGTCAGAATCACAGACTTCGGTTATTGGCAGCCTTTTTATCTCTGTTCCATTGATACTGGGACCTATAATGAGCGCACTAGTAGACCGATATGGTTGTAGAAACATGACAATACTGGGCGGTGTGGCATCTACAATAGGATTCGTAGCAGCTTCAATGAGCAATTCTGTGGAGGTGTTGTATATAACTTATGGTCTCATGGCTGGTCTTGGAATGGGATTATTATACGTGACAGCTGTGGTATCCATAGCTTATTGGTTTGAAAAACGTAGGAACTTAGCCGTAGGCTTGGGTTCATGTGGCGTCGGATTTGggacttttatttattcacctcttactacttatttattaaaagagtACGGATGGAGAGGCACGTTGTTACTTCTGGCCGGTACAGTATTGAACGTATGTATTTGCGGTGCTGTTATGAGAGATCCAGAATGGTTGATTTTGGAACAAAAGAAACAGAGGAAGTTAAGTCATGCAAAGAAGGCATCAAGTTCTATTTCGATATCTGCAAGATCAGCCAGATCTGGTGGCGCAGATTCAGTGTATCCAGGTATAGAGGAGCTTAAAACTCTTATGAAGAGCGGTGAGACACCGGAATATATTTTGACCACGTTAGTAGCATCTGTAGCTGAAGCAGAAAATCTGGAAGCGAcaactaaacaaaatacagACTTGTCGCAACAAAAAGTCAGCTCTGTCATTAACTTGCCAACATTTTTGAAGCAAAGCGAAagg CTACCTGTTGAAGTATTGGAACAACTATCATCCAACAAACGTCTCTATAATAtcgtattacaaaattatcctTCTCTTCTTGCTTTGAGAAGCAACTCTGAACAAAAACTGCCCATAGAGCCAGTTTCAGAAGCTGCGAAAACTAAACCAGTGACCATGTCTATGAAGCTCAAGTTGAAAAAGAAGCAGAAGAAAGATTTTGAATCAAAATTGGAAAAAGTGAGAGAGACTCTTCTTCAGCCGATACCCGAGAATAAGGCCCCAGTGATTTCGCCAAGACAAGACTGGTTGTCACGACAACTATATACTGATCATCATTACCTGAGGGACATAAGGGTTCACCGTAATTCTATTATGCATAGAGGAGCTATGATGAATATTGCTAAATATAAACTACGCGCTTCATCCTGCcctgatatttataaaaattccaTGTGGTCTATGGAGGATGACCAAGTAGAAaag ACATGTTTTCGCCGTGTGATTGATACGATTAACAAGACGTTTGACTTCAACATGTTCACCGAGTTCCACTTCCTCATCATGAATCTCTCGACCCTTGTGCTTTTCATATGGTTTATAGTGCCTTACTTCTACGTCACGACGCTTATGACGATGAACAACTACACCTCGGAGGATGGCACTTGGATGCTCAGTATTCTTGGAGTAGCTAACATTATCGGAATT GTCGGTTTCGGCTGGTTTGGCGATCTGCCCTGGGTGAACATAACCAAGACATACGCGATTTGTCTGGTCGTTTGCGGAGTGAACATCTTCCTATTTCCGATCCTCGTCGAATTCCTGAACCCCGCTCACCGACTCAGCTTCTACATCCTCGTCTTCAACGGAGTCATGTTTGGCCTGACCTTCTCCAGCTCATACTCCTACACTCCAAGTATTTTGGTGGAGTTGATTGCCCTTGAAAGATTCACAATGGCTTACGGCTTGGTTCTGCTCAGTCAGGGTATTGGACATCTAGTGGGACCTCCGATAGCCG GTTTTCTCAAAGATGTGACCGGCCACTGGGACCTCTCGTTCTACATAGCAGGAATCTCTGTCATCATCTCCGGCCTATTAGTGGGCATCATACCTTACACAAAGAACTTTAGGATGTGTGGCAGCTCGCCCCTTTCGAAGGACGTTGCGGGTGAACCAGACCCGAatattaagattattataGCTCATTAG